In Accipiter gentilis unplaced genomic scaffold, bAccGen1.1, whole genome shotgun sequence, one DNA window encodes the following:
- the LOC126037446 gene encoding uncharacterized serine/threonine-protein kinase SBK3-like: MLPLSPHARGWGWWGFAAVSGAWLSPGPMEESDEDGEDNEEFLERLMVQTGREIPQRELEEHYAVLEELGSGSYGRVVLTEPRDGGSPVVLKLMLKEKTERRAFLREYCIALCLSSHTACLRALPVAFESATHFAFGQELAPAGDLCALLNPGEGLAEELVKRCASQLAEALDFMHNRALVHRDVKLDNVLLFDHECRRVKLGDFGLTRVQGSAVGAMSGTLPYAPPELCLLQGSDTLELDSSLDVWAFAILLFCLCTGCFPWAVAASSDPQFEDFSAWQGGVEGRGVPASWQGFSSGALEMLRRLLTLDPDRRSPAIEVQKYLSLPWVMAPSTGEPAPSNSQSPLTSGTGDTGQQDAAGGGDGVPMPPANALAPCR, encoded by the exons ATGCTGCCGCTGTCTCCCCATGCGAGGGGCTGGGGATGGTGGGGCTTTGCAGCAGTGAGCGGGGCTTGGCTCTCCCCAGGGCCCATGGAGGAGTCGGACGAGGATGGGGAGGACAACGAGGAGTTCCTGGAGCGGCTGATGGTGCAGACGGGCCGGGAGATACCGCAACGGGAGCTGGAGGAGCACTATgctgtgctggaggagctgggcagcGGGAGCTATGGCCGTGTGGTGCTGACGGAGCCCCGGGATGGTG GCTCACCGGTGGTCCTCAAGTTGATGTTGAAGGAGAAGACGGAGCGGCGGGCGTTCCTGCGGGAGTATTGCATTGCCCTGTGCCTCTCCAGCCACACTGCCTGCCTGCGCGCCCTGCCCGTCGCCTTCGAGAGTGCCACGCACTTCGCTTTTGGGCAGGAGCTCGCTCCTGCTGGGGATCTGTGTGCCCTCCTCAACCCGGGG GAGGGcctggcagaggagctggtgaAGCGCTGCGCGTCTCAGCTGGCCGAGGCACTGGACTTCATGCACAACCGGGCCCTGGTGCACCGGGATGTCAAGCTGGACAACGTGCTGCTCTTCGACCACGAGTGCCGGCGGGTGAAGCTGGGAGACTTCGGGCTCACCCGCGTGCAGGGCTCGGCAGTGGGTGCCATGTCTGGCACCCTGCCCTACGCCCCAccagagctctgcctgctccagggCTCCGACACACTGGAGCTGGACTCCAGCCTGGACGTCTGGGCCTTCGCCAtcctcctcttctgcctctgCACTGGCTGCTTCCCCTGGGCCGTGGCTGCCAGCTCTGACCCCCAGTTTGAGGACTTCAGTGCCTGGCAGGGTGGTGTGGAGGGGCGGGGGGTGCCAGCATCTTGGCAAGGCTTCAGCTCTGGGGCACTGGAGATGCTCCGGCGCCTGCTGACACTGGACCCTGACCGCCGAAGCCCAGCCATCGAGGTGCAGAAAtacctgtccctgccctgggtGATGGCTCCCAGCACTGGGGAGCCAGCACCAAGCAACTCCCAGTCCCCCCttaccagtggcacaggggacaCGGGGCAACAGGATGCTGCTGGTGGGGGAGACGGGGTTCCCATGCCCCCCGCTAATGCACTGGCCCCGTGCCGGTAG